The genomic window CGCGGCGAGGATGCCGTTCGAGACGGCTTCCTCGCCGACGAGGGGATCTCTACTTGTCGTCGTAGGTAACAAACGACCGAACGGCATCCTCGTCGAGCCGTTCGAGCAATTTCATGACCAGGTCGAGTGCGCTCAGGTAGTCCTCCATGTGAACGAGCCCGTTGTGGGTATGGATGTAACGGGAGGGTACGCCGAGAACGATGGTCGGCACGCCTTCCCGCGTCAGATGAACGGCACGGGCGTCGGTCGATCCGCTTCGGCGGACTGCGACCTGGTGCGCGATTCCGTGTTCTCGGGCCAGTTCGACGGCATATCGGCTGAACTTGCGATTCATGATCGCCGACGGGTCCATGAGCCTGATCTGGACGCCTCCCCGCAGTTTTCCCTGTCGCTCCTCTTCCGTCGTTCCTGGCAGATCGTCCGCCGGCGTGCCTTCCAGGATGATGGCCGCGTCGGGATTGACGGCGTGCGCCGCGGTCTGGGCGCCCCTCACCCCGACTTCCTCCTGGACCGTTCCCACCGCGCAAACCGTGTTGTGGTGCGTCATCGACATCAGCATGGCGGCGGCATGTATGACCACGGCCATCCCCACCCGGTTGTCGAACGCCTTGCACAGGAAG from Syntrophobacter fumaroxidans MPOB includes these protein-coding regions:
- a CDS encoding M42 family metallopeptidase; protein product: MLNDPVTAAAIHLLKSLAEAPGAPGHEDAVRRIFRTEVGGDTTTDKTGSIIYTKKGTSETPRIMLAAHMDEVGFVVQSVTREGLIRFLPLGGWWPHTILAKRVRIITRNNTEIIGVVGAKPPHFLTDAEREKVMKIEDMFIDVGARDAVDVRDRFGIEVGDSIVPDSSFTVLHDPDVFLCKAFDNRVGMAVVIHAAAMLMSMTHHNTVCAVGTVQEEVGVRGAQTAAHAVNPDAAIILEGTPADDLPGTTEEERQGKLRGGVQIRLMDPSAIMNRKFSRYAVELAREHGIAHQVAVRRSGSTDARAVHLTREGVPTIVLGVPSRYIHTHNGLVHMEDYLSALDLVMKLLERLDEDAVRSFVTYDDK